One Setaria viridis chromosome 7, Setaria_viridis_v4.0, whole genome shotgun sequence genomic region harbors:
- the LOC117864445 gene encoding G-type lectin S-receptor-like serine/threonine-protein kinase LECRK1 yields the protein MAHIFLFLLLLLVLLLQLPHSCTLAQHIISTGSTLKPEGPNSSWLSPSGDFAFGFRSLETNSSLYLLAIWFDQIEEKTIVWYTNGSTPVSSGSSLQFTHNGMLSLRDPAGAEVWRSPISGGAYASMNNTGNFVIYGEDGSPKWQSFTTPADTILPSQELYSGTILQAKLMDTDYSNGRFILSLETDGNLTFYTVAVPTGFKYDGYWSTNTSGNGGKLVYDANGTIYYALENSTQHPIMPAEMDSVDQYYHWAKLDPDGVLRQYKYPRTGVVSSGLPAAVKTVPESICSIMYSNFGSGVCGYNSYCMLNWNQTQTDCACAPNYSFFDPERKYKGCKPDFALQSCDLQEAEVLEQFQMIPMKKIDWPLRAYEQYYPVNETTCQNLCLTDCFCAAAVFEQDGHCWKKKLPLSNGNEGSEVQRMVFLKVPKNNEARSNWKGNRKDWIIGGSIIIGISVFLNFLFISAHLLGAHFRIATKKNQLRPWTRVIARDFTYRELEEATNRFNEEVGRGASGIVYKGNLHDVFGTSIAVKMIDRIPRETEKEFAIEVETIGHTLHKNLVPLLGFCYEGTARLLVYPFMVNGSLAKFLFSDMRPSWDLRVDIAHGVARGLLYLHEECGKQIIHCDIKPENILLDENFIAKISDFGLAKLLKADQTQTSTGIRGTRGYFAPEWFKNVGISSKVDVYSFGIVLLEIVCCRRNEDLKATNEEQVILTYWAYDCYRGGRLDLLVEGDEEAIINMKMVERFTRVALWCVQDEPTMRPTMLKVTKMLDGAIEVPQPPINTPPFISSLL from the coding sequence atGGCGCATatattcctcttcctcctcctcctgctcgtcctACTGTTGCAACTTCCCCACTCATGTACTCTAGCTCAACACATTATCAGCACAGGATCCACTCTCAAACCTGAAGGCCCAAACAGCTCATGGCTCTCACCCTCTGGTGACTTTGCCTTTGGTTTCAGATCCCTGGAGACCAACTCCTCGCTTTATCTACTTGCCATCTGGTTTGATCAGATAGAAGAGAAGACTATTGTTTGGTACACCAATGGTAGCACACCAGTATCATCTGGTTCAAGCCTGCAATTCACCCATAATGGTATGCTTTCTCTCCGTGATCCCGCTGGAGCTGAGGTTTGGAGGTCACCAATTTCTGGTGGTGCTTATGCCTCCATGAATAACACTGGAAACTTTGTAATTTATGGAGAAGATGGCTCCCCCAAGTGGCAAAGTTTTACCACACCAGCAGACACCATCCTGCCATCCCAAGAGCTGTATAGTGGGACTATCCTCCAAGCTAAGCTTATGGACACCGATTACTCAAATGGTCGGTTCATCCTCAGTCTTGAAACAGATGGCAACCTGACTTTCTACACAGTGGCTGTTCCTACTGGATTCAAGTATGATGGTTATTGGTCCACTAACACGAGCGGGAATGGTGGGAAGCTGGTCTATGATGCCAATGGCACAATCTACTATGCCTTGGAGAACAGCACGCAACACCCTATCATGCCCGCAGAGATGGACTCAGTAGATCAGTACTACCATTGGGCAAAACTTGACCCAGATGGTGTCCTTCGACAGTATAAGTATCCAAGGACGGGAGTGGTGAGCAGTGGGTTGCCTGCAGCAGTGAAAACAGTGCCAGAAAGTATCTGCTCCATTATGTATTCAAATTTTGGCAGTGGAGTGTGTGGATACAACAGCTATTGCATGCTCAACTGGAACCAGACACAAACAGATTGTGCTTGTGCCCCAAACTATTCGTTCTTTGATCCAGAAAGAAAGTACAAAGGGTGCAAGCCAGACTTTGCACTACAGAGCTGTGACTTGCAGGAGGCAGAAGTACTAGAGCAGTTCCAAATGATTCCAATGAAGAAAATTGATTGGCCTCTTCGTGCATATGAGCAGTACTATCCCGTGAACGAGACTACTTGCCAAAACTTATGCTTGACCGATTGCTTCTGTGCAGCTGCAGTTTTTGAACAGGATGGACATTGCTGGAAGAAGAAACTACCTCTGTCCAATGGAAACGAAGGAAGTGAAGTTCAAAGGATGGTTTTTCTCAAGGTACCGAAGAATAATGAGGCCAGAAGTAACTGGAAAGGCAATAGGAAGGATTGGATAATTGGAGGGTCCATCATTATAGGTATCTCTGTCTTTTTGAACTTTCTATTCATTTCAGCACATCTTCTCGGAGCACACTTTAGGATTGCCACAAAAAAGAACCAATTACGACCATGGACCAGGGTGATAGCAAGAGATTTTACATACAGAGAGCTTGAGGAGGCAACCAATAGGTTCAATGAGGAAGTGGGCAGGGGGGCTTCTGGTATAGTCTATAAGGGGAACCTGCATGATGTGTTTGGTACCAGCATCGCGGTCAAAATGATTGATAGGATCCCCCGAGAGACCGAAAAGGAGTTCGCGATAGAAGTTGAAACAATTGGGCACACACTACACAAGAACTTAGTCCCACTGCTGGGATTCTGCTATGAAGGAACTGCAAGGCTCCTGGTGTATCCTTTCATGGTCAATGGCTCTCTTGCTAAGTTCCTCTTCAGTGATATGAGGCCATCATGGGACCTCCGAGTCGATATTGCCCATGGGGTGGCAAGAGGACTGCTCTACTTGCATGAGGAGTGTGGCAAGCAGATCATACACTGTGACATAAAGCCTGAGAACATCCTCCTTGATGAAAACTTTATAGCAAAGATATCAGACTTTGGCCTTGCGAAGCTCCTGAAAGCAGACCAGACACAAACTAGCACTGGAATCAGAGGTACCCGAGGGTACTTTGCTCCAGAGTGGTTCAAGAACGTGGGTATCTCTAGTAAAGTAGATGTATACAGCTTTGGGATTGTCCTTCTAGAAATTGTATGCTGCAGGCGGAACGAAGACCTTAAAGCCACCAATGAGGAGCAAGTTATATTGACATACTGGGCATATGACTGCTACCGCGGTGGCCGCCTTGACCTATTAGTTGAAGGTGATGAGGAAGCAATTATTAATATGAAGATGGTGGAAAGATTCACAAGAGTTGCACTTTGGTGCGTACAGGATGAACCGACAATGCGCCCAACTATGCTTAAAGTGACCAAGATGCTTGATGGAGCAATAGAGGTTCCCCAGCCTCCTATTAACACCCCACCCTTCATAAGTTCACTTCTGTAA